From one Eptesicus fuscus isolate TK198812 chromosome 3, DD_ASM_mEF_20220401, whole genome shotgun sequence genomic stretch:
- the LOC114229175 gene encoding small nuclear ribonucleoprotein G-like, whose translation MSKAHPPELKKFMDKKLSLKLNGGRHVQGILRGFDLFMNLMIDECVEMATGGQQNNIGMVVIRGNSIIMLEALERV comes from the coding sequence ATGAGCAAAGCTCACCCTCCTGAGTTAAAAAAATTTATGGACAAGAAGTTATCATTGAAATTAAATGGTGGCAGACATGTCCAAGGAATATTACGGGGATTTGATCTCTTTATGAATCTTATGATAGATGAATGTGTGGAAATGGCAACTGGTGGGCAACAGAACAATATTGGAATGGTGGTAATACGAGGAAATAGTATCATCATGTTAGAAGCCTTGGAACGAGTATAA